The Candidatus Omnitrophota bacterium DNA segment CTCTTTCCGCGCGGAATACTGCGGGAAACAAAAGCGGCATTGAAAAGGGCGGACATAGTGGTATTTACTAAGACCGATAAGAAGACGCATGAACCCGAAGAGATGAAGAGAACGATCCGCGGCATTAATAGCGAAGTTATCTTTCTGGAGGCGGTGCACAGGCCGAAGCATCTTTACGATGTCAAAGGCAGAAAAGAGGCAGGGCTCTCTTTTCTGGAAGGCAAGAGGGTGATATTGATTTCGAGCATAGGGGACCCTGGGTATTTCGAAGATACTGCCAGAGGCCTCGGGGCTGATATTGCAGAGCATATAGCATTCGGAGACCACCATGATTATACGATCTACGACATGGAACGGATCATGAAGCGCTGCGACGAGAGGGCGTTCGACTTGATACTGACCACCGAAAAGGACACGGTTAAGATAAGCAGGATGTCCCTCTCTTTCGGCAAATATCCCCTTATGGTATTGTGCGTAGAAATGGATATAACGGACGGCAAGGAGGCATTAGTTGCTAGATTACATAGCCTATATAGTAGTTAGAGGGCTTAATATAATCATGGGTGTCATCCCGGTCAGCTTTTCGCTCTGGATCGGCAGGCGGTTCGGCACGATAGCTTTCATCTTTAACAAAAAGCGGCGCGTAGTAGCGTATGCCAACCTCAAAGCGGCATTCTGCAATGAAAAGTCTCCCGCGGAATTAAGGGCCCTTACCAAGAGGGTGTACCAGAATATGGTACAGACCTTCATGGAGGTGCTCAATCTAACGAAGATAAACCGTAAATACGTCGATAAGTACGTCGAAGTCGTGAATATGGATCGCATCAGGAACGCCTCCAAGTCGGGCAGGGGCACGATACTCTTGACCGCTCATTTCGGGAATTGGGAGCTGTCGAGCCTTGTAAGTTCCGTCGAAGGTTTCCCGATAATGGTGCTGGTCAGGGAGCAGAAGATGAAGCGCTTGAACGAGCTCCTGAACGCCTTAAGGGAATCGAACGGCTGCAAGGTCATCAGGAAAGGTATGAATACGAAAAATCTGCTGCGGGCGCTTTACGGGAATAACATCGTCGGGATATTATCCGACCAGGACGCAGGTCGGAACGGGATGTTCATAGATTTTTTCGGCAGGCCCACATCGTGCCACTCCGGGCCCATGGAGATAGCCAAACATACAGATTCGCTGATACTGCCGAATTTTATCGTCAGGACGAAAGGACCGTACCACAAACTTTTTCTCGAGGAGTATATAGATTTCAGGAATACGCATACAGAGGACGATATCAGACATAATCTGCAGAAGTTTGCCGCTCTCCTCGAGTCCTATATCAGGAAATATCCGGACCAGTGGCTATGGCTCCACAAGAGATGGAAATCGACGCCAACAAGGACCGTCCTCGTCTTGAGCGACGGCAAGGCCGGCCATCTTAATCAGTCGCTCGCCGTGGCCGAAGAGATCCGGAAGGCGCGTGTCACGCAGGGATATAAGATGGATGACACCAGGATCGTCATCGTCGATGTAAAATTCAAAAATAAGTTCATGCGCCAGGTTCTATCGGCCTGCGCGGCTTTCGCGACTTGGCGCTGCCACGGATGTATGAGGTGCATGAAGCTCTGCCTGGAAAATGACTGTTATGAGACCCTGATGAAGACCTATTCGGAATTTGTCGTA contains these protein-coding regions:
- the lpxK gene encoding tetraacyldisaccharide 4'-kinase translates to MTTFIYSLMTDRKKGIIFLPFKLVLYLSSLVYWIVIICRSLFYRFGIFKSNKVPIKIISVGNLTLGGTGKTPFVISLSRILNNELKSQVGVLIRGYGWDEQAMLKKNLADIPILVGEDRVKQAHRAIKLYGSDTAILDDGFQYWELQRDLDIVLVDSRNPFGNGHLFPRGILRETKAALKRADIVVFTKTDKKTHEPEEMKRTIRGINSEVIFLEAVHRPKHLYDVKGRKEAGLSFLEGKRVILISSIGDPGYFEDTARGLGADIAEHIAFGDHHDYTIYDMERIMKRCDERAFDLILTTEKDTVKISRMSLSFGKYPLMVLCVEMDITDGKEALVARLHSLYSS
- a CDS encoding ELM1/GtrOC1 family putative glycosyltransferase, which produces MLDYIAYIVVRGLNIIMGVIPVSFSLWIGRRFGTIAFIFNKKRRVVAYANLKAAFCNEKSPAELRALTKRVYQNMVQTFMEVLNLTKINRKYVDKYVEVVNMDRIRNASKSGRGTILLTAHFGNWELSSLVSSVEGFPIMVLVREQKMKRLNELLNALRESNGCKVIRKGMNTKNLLRALYGNNIVGILSDQDAGRNGMFIDFFGRPTSCHSGPMEIAKHTDSLILPNFIVRTKGPYHKLFLEEYIDFRNTHTEDDIRHNLQKFAALLESYIRKYPDQWLWLHKRWKSTPTRTVLVLSDGKAGHLNQSLAVAEEIRKARVTQGYKMDDTRIVIVDVKFKNKFMRQVLSACAAFATWRCHGCMRCMKLCLENDCYETLMKTYSEFVVSCGSSLAGVNIFMSKENNAKNIVVMKPGMFMGWRKFRLAVVPKHDRPPSRPNVVSTTMAPNMVDEAALCANGEKLKLRIGEVKNGAVSLFIGGDNPEFRLTKEVAGSVAGKIRDFCGRNGAAILTTTSRRTSPEVEGALKEALKNDPNNRLLVIANETNIEGAVSGMLNLSKIAVVSEESISMVSEAVASGKKVVVFKLEKNTDALTKHESALSILEQEGYITIASPDELGLALDKAWNDTRPAKPLRDREKIFAAVRKLI